One window of the Tachypleus tridentatus isolate NWPU-2018 chromosome 10, ASM421037v1, whole genome shotgun sequence genome contains the following:
- the LOC143229283 gene encoding frizzled-10-like encodes MKICNNHFVNLIFVICLVSHEQLALKTQGKCEKVTIPMCRDLPYNMTRIPNLMGHTNQNDAAIEVHEYMSLVKYGCSQHLKFFLCSLYAPMCAHQVDVPIPSCRSVCEEVKSRCLPVLQTFGFNWPLMLNCSRLPVPEKNGLCMELPDIAEERRSRLTESERELKVDIDRDTNKSMEPSLLSSLLYPGTHRKGIPHNGILVSPSQNGKLDQNMTKKMCPRNFVLVPSKTTSFEECTPRCDRDVLFTRHDKNVVEVWIVVWSVICFIANLLTVTTFCIDTHRFRYPERPIIFLSMCYCITSTAYLVRIFAGAEFVSCERTNNGKLYLVKEGLENMGCITVFLLLYYFGMAAALWWLVLTCTWFLSAGRKWGQEAIESRASYFHILAWGVPAILTIAILILREVEGDELTGLCNVGSRSPDSLLRFVILPISSFFFMESVFIVLGFSSLVRIRKVMKQGERNISKLERFMVRIGTFSILYTVPSGVVIACLTYEYFNRPGWYAVAMGTVDECDLSVIGHCSLKQSIPNQNVFMLKHAMKLLLGIATGVWVWNSKTWKTWAAFCHNWFRRKPRRDFKSSTIVYHPPHVASFKASSNTKSLYLPVHV; translated from the coding sequence ATGAAGATTTGTAATAATCATTTTGTTAACCTTATTTTTGTCATCTGCCTGGTTTCTCACGAACAGTTGGCACTGAAAACGCAGGGTAAATGTGAGAAAGTAACCATTCCAATGTGCCGAGACTTACCATATAACATGACTAGGATACCTAACTTGATGGGACATACAAACCAAAACGACGCAGCAATTGAAGTACACGAATACATGTCACTGGTAAAGTATGGCTGTTCCCAGCATTTAAAATTCTTTCTTTGCTCACTATATGCTCCAATGTGCGCTCATCAAGTGGACGTTCCAATCCCGTCATGCCGCTCCGTATGTGAAGAAGTTAAAAGTCGATGTCTTCCCGTTCTTCAAACGTTTGGTTTCAATTGGCCTCTAATGCTGAACTGTAGCCGTTTACCTGTACCAGAAAAGAATGGATTGTGTATGGAACTTCCCGACATTGCAGAAGAACGGCGTTCACGTCTTACTGAGAGTGAGCGAGAACTGAAGGTGGACATTGACAGAGATACAAACAAAAGCATGGAACCTAGCCTTCTTTCGTCTTTATTATATCCTGGAACTCACCGAAAAGGTATTCCACATAATGGCATATTAGTATCTCCTAGTCAAAATGGAAAGTTAGACCAGAATATGACCAAAAAAATGTGTCCTAGAAATTTTGTGTTGGTACCTTCCAAGACAACCAGCTTTGAAGAATGTACACCTCGCTGTGACCGAGATGTTCTGTTCACTCGTCATGACAAAAATGTTGTAGAGGTTTGGATAGTTGTCTGGTCTGTTATCTGTTTCATAGCAAATCTTCTTACAGTGACAACTTTCTGCATTGACACTCACCGATTCCGGTACCCTGAACGCCCCATCATTTTTCTTagtatgtgttattgtattactAGTACTGCATATTTGGTTCGTATTTTCGCTGGAGCAGAGTTCGTTTCTTGCGAGAGAACAAATAATGGAAAACTGTACCTTGTCAAAGAAGGCTTAGAAAACATGGGCTGTATCACCGTTTTCTTGTTGCTCTATTATTTCGGAATGGCAGCGGCTCTCTGGTGGCTCGTGTTAACATGCACGTGGTTTTTATCTGCTGGACGCAAGTGGGGTCAAGAGGCCATTGAATCTAGGGCTTCGTATTTTCATATATTGGCTTGGGGCGTACCAGCTATACTGACCATTGCGATATTAATCCTACGGGAAGTAGAAGGTGATGAACTAACGGGATTGTGTAATGTTGGCAGTAGAAGCCCGGATAGTTTACTGAGATTTGTCATCCTGCCTATCTCTTCTTTCTTCTTTATGGAAAGTGTGTTTATCGTTCTAGGTTTTTCTTCGCTAGTGCGAATCAGAAAGGTTATGAAACAGGGCGAGCGGAACATCAGTAAGCTGGAGAGATTCATGGTAAGAATAGGCACATTTTCTATACTCTATACAGTTCCGTCCGGAGTTGTGATTGCTTGCCTAACGTACGAGTACTTCAATAGACCCGGGTGGTATGCGGTTGCCATGGGAACTGTAGATGAATGTGATCTTTCTGTAATAGGACACTGCTCTTTAAAACAGAGCATTCCCAACCAAAACGTGTTCATGTTAAAACACGCCATGAAACTGCTACTAGGGATTGCTACCGGTGTTTGGGTGTGGAATAGTAAAACGTGGAAAACGTGGGCCGCATTTTGTCATAACTGGTTTAGACGAAAACCGCGACGCGATTTCAAATCCTCAACAATTGTATATCATCCTCCGCACGTGGCATCATTTAAAGCTTCATCAAATACAAAGTCATTGTATCTACCTGTGCATGTTTAA